The Spirosoma oryzicola region AACTGCCTTCCAGCGCAACTGACGCTTTTCGAGAACATATCCCAGCCAGGCCGCACCGTAAAAAAGTATCTGTGCCGCCAAAAGCAGACCCCAGCCCGAAGTCCAGCCATCGCGGATAACCAGCCCGATATTGAACAGCAGAATCAGGGGCAGACATAGGGGCGTAACGGCCCAACGCATCACCCGGTGCGAGACGTACTCAAACGTCAATAAGCCGTACCGGAAAGGATTTAATAATTTTTTCAACCAGACCATCGATTGGAAACCACCAGCCGCGATTCGGATTTTGCGTTTTTGTTCGTCAATGATTGAAAACGAAGGCCGCTCGAGTGCGTAAGCCTCCGGCTCGTACGTAACCCGGTAGCCGCGTCCCGCAATCAGGAGCGAAATCATAAAATCGTCGAGAATGGTATCGGGCGATACGGGTTCATACAAGTCGGTACGAACGGCGAATAACTCACCCGCGGCTCCAACGATTGTGTGTAACTCGGCATCCCATTTTTTCAACTGCGATTCATACTTCCAGTACAGCCCTTCGCCTGAACCAGCCGCCGACTCGCTATCCTCCGTCAGAATGCGTTTTTCACCCGCTACCGCCCCAACGTTTGGATCGCGAAAATGCCGCACGATGTTTCGAACGGCTTCCGGATTGAGTTGGGTGTTGGCATCGGTGAAGATGACAATCGGTGTTTGAATCGTCTGCATCGCGCGGTTCATAGCCGCGACTTTACCACGGCGTTCGCTTCCCCCGAGCACCTCGACCGCATCACCATACGTCGCCTTCAGGAACGTATCTGAGTCATCGTTCGACCCTTCCGTTACAAACAAAAAT contains the following coding sequences:
- a CDS encoding glycosyltransferase family 2 protein, producing the protein MELLLLLCIGLVVYTYLGYGVVVWALIKLRPKRPVVTNISDDFTPDVTLIVPAYNELDCLPAKVANSLGQVYPREHIRFLFVTEGSNDDSDTFLKATYGDAVEVLGGSERRGKVAAMNRAMQTIQTPIVIFTDANTQLNPEAVRNIVRHFRDPNVGAVAGEKRILTEDSESAAGSGEGLYWKYESQLKKWDAELHTIVGAAGELFAVRTDLYEPVSPDTILDDFMISLLIAGRGYRVTYEPEAYALERPSFSIIDEQKRKIRIAAGGFQSMVWLKKLLNPFRYGLLTFEYVSHRVMRWAVTPLCLPLILLFNIGLVIRDGWTSGWGLLLAAQILFYGAAWLGYVLEKRQLRWKAVFVPFYFTFMNVCALAGLVRYLRGNQSGTWEKVRRANAVDALI